Part of the Oreochromis aureus strain Israel breed Guangdong linkage group 20, ZZ_aureus, whole genome shotgun sequence genome, ATCTTCCGACTGGTAGATGATCTGCTCTAcctgctgagctacagccaccccacatTCACTGTGCAATTATAATATAGTAAAGCGTGGAGTCCCTGTATATGGTTTGGAATTAAGTTTGGGTGTGTGAGCATTTACCGTTTGGAGCCTTTGGCAAATTCCACTACAATGACCTTCCCATCAATAGATAGAGGTGGCTGGAGAGCCTGCAAAATCTGGAGCAACTGAGATGCCTCCTGttaaacacacagagaccacTGGGTGGGTGAACACATATTTAAGAtaaaactcattaaaaaaaaaaaagataagtaagcaaaaaccaaaaccaaaagatACAAgtcagtaaaacaaaaacaaccctgGCTTATGTGCGTATGTATGTGTGATCTTGTGTCTCACCACTATGGTAGATAGTTGTAGAAAGGCAAAGCCCCTgttgaggtgtgtgtgtttgtccttgATTAGGCGAACGTTGGAAGGGGAGAGGGTAGCAAACGGAGCCAAAGCAGACAAAATGGCTTCTACTGATGTATGTGGGCCAAGGTTCCTTAGTATCAAAGCTGTTGAGAGAGTGGATGAGGTATATTTAAGATGCattatagttttaaaaaaataaataaaaaatactggcAGCTGCCAGTGCTACCCCTTAGCTCCCAAGTACATGTACATATGGTATAAATTTGAAACCTCCTACTTAAGTTActgcattcacaagattttcagaaagaAAATCACCTCTGACtttgaggtcaaggtcactgaaATTCAAACTAGTCcagagatttttagtagatgcacctatggcATGAATTTCAAATCCATCACCTTGCTCGCGACTCATCGTATTTacaaacttgggtgtccacACAACCCACCCAACCAACTCTCAGGGTGACAAAAAGACGACAACAGtcttttacagctgaggggtaaaaatgaaacaatttgtgaCCCAAGTACACTGCCATGATGTACACAAATAGCCTACAAGCTTTAGCTAAGTAGGTATCCTTTGgcaaaaaagaaatcattaaaaatttTTAGACATAAGATTATCCCCCCAAGTCTCTTACAAGAAAATATTGCTATGATAAGGAATATCAGTATTTCCATTTATATGTTTTACAACAAACCTTCTTGGTCACTGTAGGTGTACCACAGGGTTCTATTTTAGGTCCTAATTATTTGCTTCCACTTGGTGACATTTTATGACTTCATATCCCCTCTCACTGCTATACTGATGACAAAGATTTCCCATGAGATCTCCTGGCCCCTCTTAAACTGTTTCAGTGATGCCAGTTGTTGGATGGCACAAAATGTTCTACTTTATATCTCAAAATCAGAAATCTTATTGCTCAGTCCTACAAACAACCTTAACCAAACATTTACAGTTCCCTTGgtcctcgtgtgtgtgtgtgtgtgtgtgtgtgtgtgtgtgtgtgtgtgtgtgtgtgtgtgtaaaagcttGTTGTCAGAAAATTGGGGCTGCGACTTCAGTCTTTTCTCGTGGGTTTTAAAAAGTCCACCCAGTCTTGCTTCCTATAAATGAGAATTGCTGTACAAGTGTCATacctggcaaaaaaaaataaaaaataataataatgtcattaatttattcTATTAAGGCTCAAATACCTTCTCTCTGGCATTAATGAAAAGTTACTCTCTCACCTCCAACTGGTTCAGAATACAGCAGCTTGGCTTTTTACTGAGCAGATGGCATCACATCACCCAAATGCTGGCTTGTCTCCATTGGCTCCCTGTACTTTttagaactgattttaaaatgtattcatcaCTGTCAAAGCATGTGGCGGTTTGGCACCAAGCTATACAGCAGAAATTTTAACCACTAAGGAACTAGTTTGCAGCCTGAGATCCTTGGGCAGAGAGAGTCCTTCAGGCAGTTGTAGGTGCTTTTGGCATTAGAACCCTTCACTTTTTGAAGAATTACTTTGGAAGATCAGGGTCAGAATTTGTGACTTTCTATGGACCAGCTTTTATCTGATGTCATTTGTGATGACTTTATACAATtacatttgttgtgtttttaacatgaggttttcagtttttaagtAAATTCCAcatattttctttaatgtttgGCTTTCTTTTCAAAGTTTTCCCTCTGAGTACTCCATTTTGGTCTGTCAAAGAAATTTGTAAGCCTTAAATTAAAAGACGCTTTATTAATAGAGATGATTATCATCATCAGCAATATtaacattattattttcatttttattagagGAGATGACTTACTGTCATTAGCAACATCTGCCTGTTGTGGAGCTTGGCCTGGTGTGACAGCAGGACCAGAAGAGTGGTAAGGTGCTGGCAAGGGCAACAAACCTTGGGCTCCCTCCTTTTGAAGACCAATAGGCAAGTCCTTCTGTACCTGGGGCAACTTCAGCTCAGCCTCTGGCAAAATACAACATGTTAGTATTACTGTTCAATAAGCAAGAGCTTGTGTTATAAAGGAGAGAAGAGGTGAAATATTCAGTGGTAGGCTTGTGAAACCTTACCCGATTTAGGAACGTTGCATTTAAAGcacttttctctccttttgAAGTTTTGTACACCACACTGTTGAATTGTTATACAACCTTGTTAACAATCTTCATAAATTAGCCAAATGAATGACTGGCTTTATATTATATAACACGCATTCAAATTTTACATCGTGGTAATGCATAGCAAGCACCGAACCTTGTTGCAGAGCCAGTCCTCATTGGCACGTGGTTTGGGGTCGCTGTAGTGCATCGACACTCTCTGCCCTAGAATCGACAGCACTccctgaaggaaaaagaaagagagggaggaatAACAAAGAATGATTATCAGTGATAATTAGGCCACACATGCCATAGAAAGGCCTCATCTCACAAGAGATGAGAGAGAATGAAagggaaaagagagagggagaggaataGAGAGAAAGAGTACAACTGAGGCTGAAAGGAAGAGGACACCAGAGAATTGACCTTCAGCTTTAGGAAATTCGGACGGACGGTGAGATGGTATATATGTAGTCTGTGAGTGCCCATTTTTAAAGGACACAATGTGCTTTGTTCAATTGTGTCATCCCTCCCCCCTTAAGGGGAAACCTTTCCAAAGTTGTCCACACAACCCATCCCATTGTCACCACCTTTGTCCCCCAAAGAGACAATAGCTCTGTCCTAAAGATGTAATCATGGCAGATGTGAAAAgctcaaaaacaagaaaatgaagCAATATATTGGTTCTGATTCAACATACAACAGACCATGTGAGACATTATATTCACACTGTCATATTATCCCAAAGGTGGTACTGTGAACTCAGGAAAGAAAGCGAGACAAGTCACTGAATAAAAGAGGAGAATATGATGGACAAATGATGATCAGTTTGACTGGGAGGTCTCATCTATGAAAACTATCAAGTTGCCCCTTGGTTGTCAGAATTATGCAACATAAATCAGTTTGAATTGTCTAATTGTAATTgtggaaagaaaagaggaatCTTCCTTCAAATACTACCTACCTGAGGACCGATGTTATTTAATCATTCTTAATATTTATTGTTATACTAGAATGCATTTTAAGCACATGATGGTATGACGTGACTGTATGATATTAGCTTTTGTGTCTCACTGAatacatttatatatgtgtatttgtgtctGTGTAGGAGAGAGTGACCTGGTTGGTCTCCATCCAGCGGGTGGCCTCCTGTATGAGATTAAACTCGACGAAGGCGAATCCTCGGCTCTGACCTGGACACCGCCCAGCGCCATGGCAaccgaacaacaacaacaacataacaacaacaacgcAGTGAGGGGTTAGTGCTGCATATACAGAGGAGAAAGAGACCCTGTATCAGCACtagtcaaaaaaaataaaaaaaaaaaatcattgcttCCACTCTCCTTTAAAAATACCACACATGATAGTCAGTTGGAGAGGCACTGTCAAATTCTCTGCATGGGCAGAAGGATGTAATGTCAAGTAACTCAGTAGGGTCAAGGTAAGAGGGAGggatggagggagagagagagagagagagagagagatctacCCACTCATCAGTTTGAAactgagctctttggtttttaaTGATGAAGCACACAGGCAGCaagagaacacacacacgtgcacacaccaATGTCTCTCCTACTCTGAGAGTCAGAGTCTGAACAATCTAGCTCCGTGATGGCATGTCGCCTCTTAAATGCTCCATATCCTGTCCGGACATTACAATAAATGATAATACAGATATCTAACTATTGAAATTACAAATTAATCggcatttaaacatttattacatGAGTGCTTTTcctaacacgcacacacacaagacagACAGACCAAAAACAGTAAAACGGTGATGTATGAAAGACAGAGCAGTGTGGGGGAATGTAAGTGTGCCAGTGTAAGATAAGCACACCTTACAGATAACCAGAGAGTTAGCAAAGTGGGAGGCCAGTGAGACAATGACCTTAATGGAAAACCTTTAGaaaccaaagaaaacaaaaatgacacaaaaagaaCCACAAGCTTTTCTGAGTGGCATGGTTGAAACGTGTAGCTGAGAAGTAGCAGCAACGCTTGCATCTAAAATAGCGACAATAGCAAAATCTGCTTCAGATGCTGATTCCTCTTTGACGCTGTTAGTTTGTGAACAACACCTACTCAGACACACCCCACTTCAATATGGATAAGGCAGAAGTTAAAGGGTAAAGATAATAAGGGCGCCaagatgaaaaggaaaaacaaagtcaTGAACTAAAAACCTACAATTTATGATGGTATGAATgctttcttaaaaaaagaaaaaagaaaaggaaaaaataggCAGGGCTGTGAAGCGTgcattaattttcttttttcctgtgtaaatgCTAGCAAGACTTCAGACATCTGTATACCAAAATATCAAAGCAGGAAGCTATGCAAAACTTTGGTCTGTATGAGTTTATAAATATGATTAGATATTTTGCAACAGTTATCTACCATACAGTCACAGCAGAAGATAGCCACCAAGGATAGAGGAAAAGACACTTATTAATACAAGAAAAGACAAAGCAGATATGGAACAGTCACCTGAAAAAGCAATGAAAATGGAAGTGTTGGTAGTGCATgagtttgagaaaaaaaagaaagaaaaaaaagagcatcataagaaacacaaaagaaaagggGAGCAATGGACAACTTCTCACCTGAAGATTTATTCCTCATCAGACGAACCTCTCTCGGCTGGATCCCCTGCTCTTGAAGTTGTGCACGAATCTATGGACAAAGGAGAATCCTAGCTTCAAACTTTTCACAAACAACCTGCGCATCAACTGGCCATTGTTGAGACAAATATGCACCTCATTGGCAGTGGCACTGGGTGGCAACATACGAAGCATTATGATGTTGCTGGGCCGCTGATTATGGTCTAGCTCTGCACGGTAATCCTGGTCTCTCTGATCCAACTCTTTGTGGGACAGGTCTGGGCCAGCATGCTCCTCCATTCTCACTGGAAATGTCTACACACATCCGTCACAAATTAGTAACCAAAACCAAACAACAATTAAATGTGTATTGTAGTAATTATAAAGATGGACTGATATTGACTTACCCTTCTCTTTCCTGCTCCAGGACgagaaaacctgtcatcctCTCTCTGCCTGCCCGTACCGAATTCCATCTGCTCGGAATGGGAACCACCACGAGCCCAGCTGCTTTCCCTACTTCCTGAATGTGGGCCACTGTTCTCTGGAAAGCCTGTTCCCCCTTTCCCCCGTCCCCTTTCCTGCAGGCCAGGCCGTAACTGCTCAAATTCCTGCCTGGATCCCTCCTCCTCTCGCTGGAGTATAGGATGGGCTAGATCAGGCTGTGAGGTGTGAGGGGACCACAGTAGCCCTTTCCCCTCATGCCCTACTTCTCCTCTACCATCTACTCTCTGATGAAACCCCGGATGCTCCTGCAGACAACCTGGTGAGAAGTCATGGATACCCAGTGACTGCTCATCAGTGCCATACTGTCTATCACCCTCCACTCTGACATCAAATCCCATGCCTGTCTCTTCATCCTCTTGGCCATAGCCACGATAGTCCATGTCCCGGAAATTGTGATCATTGTGAGTGCCACCATAGCGACCCAGGCGATCACCTCGCCCACCCCTGCTGACCACAAAAAACTGCGTGAGAGACTTATCTGATAAAATGTGCGAAAAAGATGTAAAACTCACATTAAACTCACCTCCTCTCATAGTCCATGCTGATCCACTTACTCTGCCCCTAGTGAGTCGTTCTTCTGTTTACAGAAATACAGCACACAAATCACACATCACTTCAGATGAAACACGTTATAGAGCCACGCTAAAATTGTACAACCTCGTGAGGAGGTACCTTAAAGTCATAGGCTGTGCAAAGTgtgaataattaattaattaattacattaattttaatttttaaaacctTGCACAATCCAATGACCTCTCCAACTTTGACATATCAAAATGACTTCTCTCAGTGCTACACAGACTACTAACTAAAACccgcaaataaacaaacagcaaaataaCCCTGCaccattaataaaaaaaataaatttagtgCGCAATGCACAGGATCAACCAGCAATCCAAAAAGGAGTAATCAACAACAATGACGTGTGACGGTCAACTGCGTTAGCGGCCAAGCTAACATAGTTAGCTTGAGGTTGGTTAGCTAGTCCAATAGGCTACATTCTCTCTAAACGACTGTCAACAGCTAAAAATACAAACGCAGTCGTGTGTGAAATTCGAGGGAAAACTCACCGGTATCTCATGTAACCTAcaattgttctgtaaatatcaCGTTGAAGCCCAGGTaaatggtgtgttttattttcaggcaAGCAAGTGTAAAATGGCCACAGCGAGACATTTCAGAGAGGGAGGGACAAATCCCTTACTTGATTGGAATTTGATTGGTTGCTGGAAAGCGAATGCATTAACGTCGACGCTGATTGGACAACACAAACGGGTCAGTCGTAAACTTGCAGCCCATGACTgatttaaaagggaaaaaaaaaatgcactgcGTTGTTACAAATGTGTTTATATATTCGAGTTGatatgaacaaaaaaacaaaacaatcagatATATAGACATGTTATGTGCAATTttattttaggaaaaaaaaccaggaaagtaattaaaaaaaagacacagggAAATGgtaaatattaataaatgaataaatcaaagAACACATAAATACCTTAAAACAGATAACCCTAATAccagctttatgaaaaaaaatccagaaataCCCATACATAtcacagtaaagaaaaaaaacaaaacaaaaaaaacaaacaaacaaaaaaacctctaGCAACCCACCCTCAAAATACTCTAGCCCGGCACCTTGACCTTGACTTTCTATTAATTAAATGAGACAGCGGTTACAATTCATCATTTAACTGACATAAGCTGACCATAACAGCAGGATCgagtaaaatgattaaaatatatGAAGTAAATTAGAGGCATCAACAATAAAAAGTTATATAGTACAATAATGACAATATCAGTAAAGAGGGGAATGGGGAGAATGGAGTAAAAGGCAAACTTGAAGTACACAACATTACCATGTCCTTACAAGGCCTTGTAAgacatacagtacataacagATAATATAGTGATAAGATAAGCCTACCATCTATTTGAAAGAATATTAAACTTATCAGCTACACCACTTATGATTTGACCCACTGATTAACACAATCAAAAAAGGTCCTAAAAACTCATGTGTTTAACCTGATTGTGCCTCTGGCTATATATAGTATGTCGTCTTCCAGTAAAGTGAAGGTTTCTATGTCACTCTGAGTAGCTGTTAATTTCATTACCCACCTGAGCCATGAAATGTGGCCATTGGGGGGGGAGGGTAACTTTGGCATGGAAAAAAGGGGTTAAGGTCAGTGACACAGACGGCCTTTCCATGCATACAGTACGTAGACACATGTTAATACACAaccacacaaatatacacacattcactgCATGCAGAGCTGcactggagaaaaacaaactacCATACAAATGCATACACACACTCTAAAGTACAGGTAAGTAATTCTGTATGGGAAAATATCTCATACAATCTAATTTTAGGCATACCCCTGCATATCGCCTGAGTCAGAAAATGGGCCTGAAGTACCCAAGCCAGTGACAGGGAGAAAGCCTTCACAAATGTGAGGTGTGGACTCTTACAAATGACAAATAATACCCTAAGTTATGAATCCCCACCCCTCAACAACCATCACTCTCAAGGCACTACATGTAGGCGATACTGTGTAAAATTTACTTAGAGATGGCCTAAATTCAAACCTACGCTTTAATTACGTCCTTTTCTGACTTCTCTTGTGTTCTCAGTGTCTTTGGCCTTCTATCGACCTTTTCTCTCCTAATTTCCATCATGGCACATTTGCTCCCCTGTTTTTAACTAGTCAACTTCAAATTATACCCATAACCTGCCCTGCTGACTTCtagatcagattttttttcttttgtatttaaatTGATGCAAGAAAAGTGGCACACAACTTAAGAGTCCAAAAACCATGGTGTATGTGGTCTTTTGAATCATTTCAGATCTGCTCCACTTTGCTAGGGGTAACTGGGTGATCGCGGAAATTGAGCATCTGCATAACTTTTCTCCCCTCCCCCCCGGTCAAATTTCAGTGGAAGCTGTCCTCTCTATCTGTGCTTAATGACAGCCCCCTCTGCTCCCAGTGCCTATAACAGTAGGCAGGTGGACTTCCTGTTACGCTTTTTGGCCTGCAGCGCAGCTCTAGTTGCCATCTCAAAGACTTCCCTCACACCATCTTTGGTTTTGGCAGAACACTCTTGGTAGCCGTAGGCACTGATGCGGTTTGCCATCTCTTTGCCATCTTCATATTTGACTGGTTCCTGGGGACACATGTCACAAAGAAAGTTTAAATTTGgatattattttattgatttaacTTATTTGCTTAGCTGAATTTTCTGAACCACCACATTTACCTGTTTCATTTTGGCTAGCTCTCGTCTGGTGTGGTCATCATTGCGCAGATCTTTTTTATTTCCTACCAGGATGATGGGAACATTTGGACAAAAGTGCTTCACCTCAGGAGTCCACTTTTCTGGAATATTCTCTACAGTGAGGAGAATGAAAAAGCAGCAATTAATTACATACATCAATGTGTTCAATACTCACTAGTATGGATGGTGCTCAGATGGTACCTAAACTGTCAGGACTGTCCACAGAGAAACACATGAGGATAACATCTGTGTCTGGGTAGGACAGGGGCCTCAGCCTGTCATAATCTTCCTGACCCGCTGTGTCCCAAAGTGCTAGCTCTACCTGAAAAGACAGAGTAACAGAGTTAAATGACTGGATAAATCTAcggaagaagaaaaggaaaggcaGAAATGACAATACTATAATTTGATTAGTTAGACAGACTAGATATGTTATAGCAGCAGCTGGTCTGATGGCCACAATGCAACATAATAAAAATTCACTGGTTGTGTGTAAGCATCCTGAGGCAAGATATTGAAGAATGAGTTGCCCCCGATGCACCCATTGAAGTGTGATAATGAACATTAGATAAATATGTATGATTGGGTAAATGTCACTAGACTGGCAGAAAGCACTTCAAATGCTCAAATTGAGTAGAGAAGTGTAATCTAAGTACCAGTCCATTAGCCACTAATTAAAGAGGGtaattgctttttatttttatttaaatgccaTACCAGCACCCACAGCATTACAATCAATGCAAAATTATTTGCAAACCATCATTCCCTCTCACCTGTTTCCCGTCCACTTCAATGTCTGCCACATAGTTTTCAAACACAGTGGGTACGTAGACCTCTGGGAACTGGTCCTTACTGAATACGATGAGGAGACAGGTTTTCCCACATGCACCATCACCGACGATCACCAACTTCTTTCTGATAGCAGCCATCTATGGAAGAGTTGAAAACACTGTTGCACATCCTAAGACAATACTCCccaattaaaaagaaacacaacttTGAGGTGCATTAATAAATAAGCAGTCTAAACAGGAATAAAATTTTCCGATGCTTCGCTTACAGTTTCCCTTCGCTGACATCTAGCACAAAAAATACATCAGAAATCGCTAGAAACGCACAGAGGTCTCGTTAACCGTACAGTTTGGTAAATAGTTCCTAGCTTACGTTACTAAGTACATTTAAAGCCGGAACCGATGGCAAACAGGCGGAGGTGCCACTGAGGTGTAGAAACAATTACTCAAACATTTCCGTGCTACATTCCTATTCCTACTAAAAGCCCGACTACTGTAGTCTGGGGCCTGTCAAACCAGCCTTTGCTAGCAGGAAAGCTAGCGGTGTTTCCTATGagttttattattgtcattcaAAATCCTCTCTCTTAAATTATAACTACAATATTCATCCCATCATAGCCATATTTATGTGCCTGAAACAAGAATCGGCTTAAAGTTTATACGTTATATGGAGAATTTGATTACCTTGGTGTTTCTCTGTACGCCTTTCTCCTCTTCCTGACCAACTGGAAAACTCCGCCCACCGCTAGTACGCATGCGCACTATTACGTCATTCGCAAGTAAAGACCGGTGTGACCGGGTGCGACGGGGAATAATACATTGGTGGtcgtttgtttatttgtttgttagcGAGATAACGCAAAAACAACCCAACTGAATTTTATGAAAGTTGACGGAGAGGTGGAGCATGAGCAAAAGAATGATCTGTTGAAATCTGGGGCAAATCCATATTACTTTCAGCAAAATTGGGTATTTTATTTGAAGGACATTGCTCTCTCCGAACTGTGCGAATTCATTAATTAAGTTAAGATACTGGAGTACTAATTTGTATAGGAATGTCAACCTATGGTGACCATAATCACCATAGGTGATCCGTATGTTTATAGTTTGAATACACACAAAATGGGTGTGTATATATGAATGCATTTGTACTTATGCACAATTCCAGTCTGGTTAGTCTTCCCAGCTGACTAACCATTCTCATCCTCTTTGAACTTGGGTTTTAAATCCTATATCTCCAGCAGCACTCAGTTTATTagtaaaaaatgtataaatccCATTTACTACTGGTGTCCTCCAAGGATCCGTCCTGGAACCCCTTCATAAATTTAATATCAGCTTCCATTGTTATGCCGATTGTATGCAACTCCACCTGTCTAACAAACCTACCATTACTCTCCCACCCACAGCCTTCTGCATTTGACTCAAATCCTGGATCTCCTACAGCTTTCTCAAATTGAACagtaataaaactgaggttCTCCTCACTGGCAACAAATCCATCATGTCTAAGTGTaattttttccctccctcttgACTCAGGCCAAGAGTATAACATCCTCATACTTTCATCTTTGTAACATTAATCACCTTGGTCCATTTCTCACACCTAATAACACTGTGGTACTTGTTCACACCTTGGTTACATCCCACATTAATTACTgtaacaattttatttttggtttttcttgCAAGTCTAGAACTCTGCTCCTCACACCATCACCAGAACTCCTTCCATTAATCACATCACACCTGTTCTTCAGCAGCTCCATTAAAATTGTACTGATTTCAAGATTCTTTACCTCTCTGAACTTTTGCACATCAGCAAACCGAATCACACTCTCAGGTCTTCTTCTTCCCTCCTTCTTGCTGTCCATTCCTCGCCATTTGACTACCATGGGGTCTAGAGGCCTCAGTCACTCTGCTCACCACCTTTGGAATTCCATCCCACCAGACACACTTCTTTAAAAGTGGCATATTCACTCTAATGGTCTTCCACCTCTAATATGAATCCTCTGATCTCAACAATTTTGCAtattgtagattttttttttattaacttgATGGGTATTTGTCAGTTTATTATTATAGTTTTAACTCTTCTGTGTGAGGTGACCTTGAGTGTTTTCACAGGCACCTGAAATAAAATGCGATATTATTCACTGAACATTTTCATGACCGCTGCTTaactttttacatttaacaAAAAGTAGATTGACATTTGAAAAAGGTTCATTTTATTTAGAGTTTTCTGCAGggcttttatttatgtattttcacttaCAAAAATCCACAAACTCTGTAATTTCATCCAAGGGAACAAGTCTTTTGCATATATTTGTATGTCCCAActcaaaaaaaatgttgcacaaTATCATAACAAGCATGAGTCGTGATTGTATTACATTAAGAGCTCTGCATCATTCTAAGCACGTCACTCGCTCATGCCTGAGAACTAGGGCACAGAGACTCTTAAGGCTATGGTCTGTCTGAGCTGTCTTAGTGAGACACTTGAAAAGCATCTCTACGGTTTTTAGGGGGAGGACCGTGTCTTCAAGCCCTGTCAGACTGAGCATgggctctctcctcctcctcagttcATTTGAGGGTAAGCTCATTGAGTATGAGAAGTTTGCAGATGTCAGAGCACAATACTGCTGTCTATTCGTTTCTATGGACACTGGAGGTAAAGttgctctgattggctgcttggCTCAGCCAGTCTATTTCCTGACGGTGGCGGTGCTGTTGCTGCGCTGGTAGAACAGTACATAGGCTTGATTGGTCTGAAGCTGGTTCTCTGTGAGTGGAGTCACACTGTAGATGGGCAGATGAAGGGAACAGTTTCAGGTTTATGCAAACATATCTTAATACAGAATAAGCAGGCTTTCTCAAATATATAGACCACCTTTGATGTACAGTTGtcaaaatatgtatatattgtatGTAAAACTAAATTATATCTCACCTGGAATCATTGTAAAAGCACCAGCCATTTTCATCTAAGCAGCAGGCTGTGTAATGTCCCATGTTTACTGTCCCAG contains:
- the rbm10 gene encoding RNA-binding protein 10 isoform X1, giving the protein MDYERSRGGRGDRLGRYGGTHNDHNFRDMDYRGYGQEDEETGMGFDVRVEGDRQYGTDEQSLGIHDFSPGCLQEHPGFHQRVDGRGEVGHEGKGLLWSPHTSQPDLAHPILQREEEGSRQEFEQLRPGLQERGRGKGGTGFPENSGPHSGSRESSWARGGSHSEQMEFGTGRQREDDRFSRPGAGKRRTFPVRMEEHAGPDLSHKELDQRDQDYRAELDHNQRPSNIIMLRMLPPSATANEIRAQLQEQGIQPREVRLMRNKSSGQSRGFAFVEFNLIQEATRWMETNQGVLSILGQRVSMHYSDPKPRANEDWLCNKCGVQNFKRREKCFKCNVPKSEAELKLPQVQKDLPIGLQKEGAQGLLPLPAPYHSSGPAVTPGQAPQQADVANDTLILRNLGPHTSVEAILSALAPFATLSPSNVRLIKDKHTHLNRGFAFLQLSTIVEASQLLQILQALQPPLSIDGKVIVVEFAKGSKRDVFVTDGSRVSAATVASTAIAAAQWAVTQTTQNGPGGGQSVDTSVYQQGAAVTYSQEGLEYAGQDGTTFKPQADNRVAALTSGVASLNGSYAGGAAPAIISSEAAKPASVVVQQPLIHTQTPLITTAATTPGTQVEIVGKPQPAGPSQPAIPGTEHELQQYPVPDVSTYHYDESSGYYYDPFTGLYYDPNSQYYYNSHTQQYMYWDGEKHTYIPAASQSNTEGAPPSDGAAPTESPFATSGSKEKKDKPKNKTAQQIAKDMERWAKSLNRQKENMRSVSSSPATGSTAPPGYTRAPGHSRLDDHRESASADAGYAVLEKKGALSERPQIFLDQIRQSAESPPRQQGLVPAYSGETDSEEEGGEKDEKEGRLTDWVKLACLLCRRQFPSKEALIRHQQLSELHKQNLEQRRAQQEAASKERLTGGLDGPELKKRKFNPIDGITDTSLGARMLQGGVKRGLLLRNMQVE
- the LOC116330815 gene encoding rho-related GTP-binding protein RhoA-C-like, giving the protein MRTSGGRSFPVGQEEEKGVQRNTKMAAIRKKLVIVGDGACGKTCLLIVFSKDQFPEVYVPTVFENYVADIEVDGKQVELALWDTAGQEDYDRLRPLSYPDTDVILMCFSVDSPDSLENIPEKWTPEVKHFCPNVPIILVGNKKDLRNDDHTRRELAKMKQEPVKYEDGKEMANRISAYGYQECSAKTKDGVREVFEMATRAALQAKKRNRKSTCLLL
- the rbm10 gene encoding RNA-binding protein 10 isoform X2, which produces MDYERRGGRGDRLGRYGGTHNDHNFRDMDYRGYGQEDEETGMGFDVRVEGDRQYGTDEQSLGIHDFSPGCLQEHPGFHQRVDGRGEVGHEGKGLLWSPHTSQPDLAHPILQREEEGSRQEFEQLRPGLQERGRGKGGTGFPENSGPHSGSRESSWARGGSHSEQMEFGTGRQREDDRFSRPGAGKRRTFPVRMEEHAGPDLSHKELDQRDQDYRAELDHNQRPSNIIMLRMLPPSATANEIRAQLQEQGIQPREVRLMRNKSSGQSRGFAFVEFNLIQEATRWMETNQGVLSILGQRVSMHYSDPKPRANEDWLCNKCGVQNFKRREKCFKCNVPKSEAELKLPQVQKDLPIGLQKEGAQGLLPLPAPYHSSGPAVTPGQAPQQADVANDTLILRNLGPHTSVEAILSALAPFATLSPSNVRLIKDKHTHLNRGFAFLQLSTIVEASQLLQILQALQPPLSIDGKVIVVEFAKGSKRDVFVTDGSRVSAATVASTAIAAAQWAVTQTTQNGPGGGQSVDTSVYQQGAAVTYSQEGLEYAGQDGTTFKPQADNRVAALTSGVASLNGSYAGGAAPAIISSEAAKPASVVVQQPLIHTQTPLITTAATTPGTQVEIVGKPQPAGPSQPAIPGTEHELQQYPVPDVSTYHYDESSGYYYDPFTGLYYDPNSQYYYNSHTQQYMYWDGEKHTYIPAASQSNTEGAPPSDGAAPTESPFATSGSKEKKDKPKNKTAQQIAKDMERWAKSLNRQKENMRSVSSSPATGSTAPPGYTRAPGHSRLDDHRESASADAGYAVLEKKGALSERPQIFLDQIRQSAESPPRQQGLVPAYSGETDSEEEGGEKDEKEGRLTDWVKLACLLCRRQFPSKEALIRHQQLSELHKQNLEQRRAQQEAASKERLTGGLDGPELKKRKFNPIDGITDTSLGARMLQGGVKRGLLLRNMQVE